The proteins below come from a single Campylobacter sp. CCUG 57310 genomic window:
- a CDS encoding rhodanese-like domain-containing protein, translated as MKKLIVLSLLASFALAKIEHVNVTPDNIKNYEQIVDIRTPMEWRQTGVIKGAQLITFDPYNKDGFLQELTKKFDLKKPIAIICRSGSRSYNAASMIDSEEINIINLNGGMGSLIRQGFKTEPYN; from the coding sequence ATGAAAAAACTTATTGTATTATCACTGCTGGCTTCTTTTGCATTAGCCAAAATAGAGCACGTTAATGTAACACCTGATAATATCAAAAACTACGAACAGATCGTGGATATAAGAACCCCTATGGAGTGGCGTCAAACAGGTGTTATTAAGGGAGCACAGCTCATTACTTTTGACCCTTATAATAAAGACGGATTCTTGCAAGAACTTACTAAGAAATTTGATCTGAAAAAACCTATCGCGATAATTTGCAGAAGCGGTAGCAGAAGCTATAATGCAGCCTCAATGATCGATTCAGAAGAGATAAATATCATAAATTTAAACGGTGGTATGGGGAGCCTTATAAGACAGGGATTTAAAACCGAACCTTATAATTAG
- a CDS encoding Fe(3+) ABC transporter substrate-binding protein, which translates to MKKSLLALSLLAGFALAAEVNIYSARHYDADNEIYKLFEQKTGIKVNATQAKAGELIKKLEAEGDTSAADLFISADVGTFFNAKEKNLLQPVKSDYLEKTIPSQYRDNENQWFAISKRARIIAYDKRNFDPSSIKTYDDLTKPELKGKLLIRSATSGYNRSLLASIIANEGIDGAKKWAEGTLKNLARDPKGGDRDQAKAIFAGEGQVAVMNTYYIGLMLTSPKPEDVEVAKNLGVIFPNQADRGTHVNISGIALTKASKNKENAVKFMEFLVSPEAQKIFAGINYEYPINKEVEASDVIKAFGTFKEDTTPLYKVGENIKEAVKIYDMVGWK; encoded by the coding sequence ATGAAAAAAAGTTTATTGGCACTTAGCTTGCTAGCGGGCTTCGCACTGGCCGCAGAGGTAAATATCTACTCTGCTAGACACTACGATGCAGATAATGAAATTTACAAGTTGTTTGAGCAAAAAACAGGTATCAAAGTAAATGCAACTCAAGCAAAAGCAGGAGAGCTTATTAAAAAGCTTGAAGCTGAAGGCGATACTTCTGCAGCGGATCTTTTCATCTCGGCTGATGTTGGAACGTTTTTTAACGCCAAGGAAAAAAATCTTTTACAACCTGTAAAATCAGACTATCTAGAAAAGACAATACCTTCTCAATACAGAGATAATGAAAATCAGTGGTTTGCTATCTCAAAAAGAGCAAGAATCATCGCTTACGATAAGAGAAATTTCGATCCAAGCAGTATAAAAACTTACGACGATCTTACAAAGCCCGAGCTTAAAGGCAAGCTTTTAATAAGAAGCGCAACTTCAGGATACAATAGATCCCTTCTAGCGTCAATCATAGCTAACGAAGGAATAGATGGCGCTAAAAAATGGGCTGAAGGCACGCTTAAAAACCTAGCTCGAGATCCAAAAGGCGGTGATAGGGATCAAGCCAAGGCTATCTTTGCAGGAGAGGGTCAAGTAGCCGTTATGAACACTTACTACATAGGACTTATGCTTACATCTCCAAAACCTGAAGATGTAGAAGTAGCTAAAAATTTAGGCGTGATCTTCCCAAATCAAGCGGATAGAGGAACTCACGTAAATATAAGCGGTATCGCACTTACAAAAGCATCTAAAAACAAAGAAAACGCCGTTAAATTTATGGAGTTTTTAGTTAGCCCTGAAGCTCAAAAGATATTTGCGGGCATTAACTACGAATATCCGATCAACAAAGAAGTTGAAGCAAGCGATGTGATTAAAGCTTTTGGAACATTTAAAGAAGACACAACTCCGCTATATAAAGTTGGCGAAAATATCAAAGAAGCCGTCAAAATCTACGACATGGTCGGCTGGAAATAA
- a CDS encoding iron ABC transporter permease, translating to MNIKFWAIFIALIILIPIFSIFVEISFGDYSLLGHFFEYLFLRYVQGTFFVAIGVLTLSIIIATISAWIVANYKFPLSNFFEYALMLPLAVPAYIFSFCYVGIMEYGGYFHKIFGVRFEFMNIYGAIFVLSMSLYPYIYMFAKTSFKTQSQTIFDTCKIYKLSQFQIFYKVAIFISRPAIIGGAMLVLMETLSDYGTVAYYGVETFSAGIFKLWFDMGDSYSASVLAAMLMVFVFIIMIFEHFNKNSKRYSFNTHNTSKLTAKIKLSKFGSVAAFLWCFALFCLAFLFPFIWLVYWSIKTIGSFKFEFVQMAFNSLLMASVSAVLITAISFFLVFATRIIKDKRLNTFLLKATSLGYALPGASIGLCVIIVFGFIDRNFSLQLLSSSFVVLIFGYVVRFLATSIYAVESGYSKIPSNIDDASLLLNRSKFTLFFKVHFPLLRHFFFLSLIVVFIDIIKELPLSLILRPFDFETLSIRAFFYATDERLYAAALPSLLIVLLSLVAVVWLEIISRKKS from the coding sequence GTGAATATCAAATTTTGGGCGATTTTTATCGCCCTTATCATCTTAATCCCGATTTTTAGTATATTTGTTGAAATTTCCTTCGGCGATTATTCGCTGCTTGGGCACTTTTTCGAGTATCTATTTTTAAGGTATGTTCAAGGAACATTTTTTGTAGCCATCGGAGTTTTAACCCTTAGCATCATCATAGCTACGATATCTGCGTGGATAGTGGCTAACTACAAATTTCCTCTTTCAAATTTCTTTGAATATGCCCTAATGCTTCCACTTGCGGTGCCTGCTTACATATTTAGCTTTTGCTACGTAGGCATCATGGAGTATGGCGGATATTTTCATAAAATTTTTGGCGTTAGATTTGAGTTTATGAACATTTACGGCGCGATATTTGTGCTGTCAATGTCGCTTTATCCTTACATATATATGTTTGCTAAAACATCTTTTAAAACGCAATCTCAAACGATATTTGACACCTGTAAAATTTACAAATTAAGCCAGTTTCAAATTTTTTATAAAGTCGCCATCTTCATCTCTCGCCCTGCAATCATCGGAGGAGCGATGCTTGTACTCATGGAGACGCTTAGCGATTACGGAACGGTTGCGTATTACGGAGTTGAGACGTTTAGCGCGGGAATTTTCAAGCTATGGTTTGACATGGGCGATTCTTACTCGGCATCCGTTCTTGCGGCGATGCTAATGGTATTTGTCTTCATCATCATGATATTTGAGCATTTTAATAAAAACTCCAAAAGATACAGCTTCAACACCCACAACACATCAAAGCTCACCGCCAAAATCAAACTTAGCAAATTTGGCTCGGTTGCTGCATTTTTGTGGTGTTTTGCGCTATTTTGCCTTGCGTTTTTATTTCCTTTTATCTGGCTTGTTTATTGGAGCATTAAGACTATAGGCTCGTTTAAATTTGAGTTCGTGCAGATGGCTTTTAACTCGCTCTTAATGGCTAGCGTAAGTGCGGTTTTGATAACTGCGATTAGCTTCTTTTTAGTTTTTGCAACGCGCATCATAAAAGATAAGAGGCTAAATACTTTTTTACTCAAAGCAACCTCGCTTGGCTACGCGCTGCCGGGAGCCAGCATAGGGCTTTGCGTGATTATCGTATTTGGATTTATTGATAGAAATTTCAGCCTCCAGCTTCTCTCATCCAGCTTTGTCGTACTTATATTTGGCTATGTAGTGAGATTTTTGGCCACTTCGATATATGCAGTTGAGAGCGGATACTCTAAAATTCCAAGCAATATCGATGACGCAAGCTTGCTTTTAAACAGATCAAAATTTACTCTGTTTTTTAAGGTTCATTTTCCGCTTTTAAGGCATTTTTTCTTTTTATCACTGATAGTCGTTTTTATCGACATCATCAAAGAGCTTCCGCTAAGTCTTATTTTGCGTCCGTTTGACTTTGAAACGCTTAGCATAAGGGCGTTTTTTTATGCGACCGATGAGAGACTTTACGCGGCTGCATTGCCATCTTTACTGATAGTTCTACTATCGCTTGTTGCAGTGGTCTGGCTTGAAATAATATCTAGGAAAAAATCGTAA
- a CDS encoding ABC transporter ATP-binding protein — translation MLKIKKLNKKFGNLQILKDIDLTLNEGEILSILGESGCGKSTLLRIIANLESKDSGEIEFCDVCGVAMMFQNYALFPHLNVYKNIEFALFKMPKNEREYRIKELLQKFKISELKDKMCDQISGGQAQRVAFARAVANREKLLLLDEPFANLDHNLRSSLRLELRDMIKQNSLSAIMVTHDKEDAFLLSDKIALIKNGKILAIDTPKNLYFHPQTREIALFLGDMNCIDKDMATNLPSEFQSWLQNRNFMFRPEEIKQGKTYEAKILKAQFLGAFYELFLDFKGIKFKAIVSSNLDIKENFKFDLV, via the coding sequence ATTTTAAAAATCAAAAAATTAAATAAAAAATTCGGAAACCTGCAAATTCTAAAAGATATAGACCTGACCTTAAACGAAGGCGAAATTTTAAGCATTTTGGGAGAGAGCGGGTGTGGTAAGAGCACTCTGCTTAGGATTATTGCGAATTTGGAAAGCAAAGATAGCGGAGAGATAGAATTTTGCGATGTTTGCGGTGTTGCGATGATGTTTCAAAACTATGCGCTTTTCCCACATTTAAATGTCTATAAAAACATCGAATTTGCCCTTTTTAAAATGCCTAAAAACGAACGAGAATATCGCATAAAAGAGCTTTTGCAAAAATTTAAGATAAGCGAACTAAAAGATAAAATGTGCGATCAAATTTCAGGCGGACAGGCTCAAAGAGTCGCCTTTGCAAGAGCCGTAGCCAATAGAGAAAAGCTTTTGTTGCTTGATGAGCCGTTTGCAAATTTAGACCACAACTTAAGAAGCAGCCTTAGGCTGGAGCTAAGAGATATGATCAAGCAAAACTCCCTTAGCGCGATAATGGTGACTCACGATAAGGAAGATGCGTTTTTGCTAAGCGATAAAATAGCCCTTATAAAAAACGGCAAAATTTTAGCCATAGACACTCCTAAAAATTTATATTTTCATCCTCAAACTAGAGAAATAGCGCTTTTTCTAGGGGATATGAACTGTATAGATAAAGATATGGCGACAAATTTGCCAAGCGAATTTCAAAGCTGGCTTCAGAATAGAAACTTTATGTTTCGTCCTGAAGAGATAAAGCAGGGTAAAACTTATGAGGCGAAAATTCTAAAGGCTCAGTTTTTGGGCGCATTTTATGAGCTATTCTTAGACTTTAAAGGGATTAAATTCAAAGCTATCGTTAGCTCAAATTTAGATATCAAAGAGAATTTTAAATTTGATTTAGTTTAA